One genomic segment of Arachis duranensis cultivar V14167 chromosome 4, aradu.V14167.gnm2.J7QH, whole genome shotgun sequence includes these proteins:
- the LOC107485771 gene encoding wax ester synthase/diacylglycerol acyltransferase 4-like isoform X2, with translation MSMEKQYGEYLSGIAMEKFPKNKPLWEAHIIKYPTKNAAGTLIFKFHHAIGDGYTIMGLLLSSLQRHDDPSLPLLFPSKSSSSSNNNDETPIRSNVEGVEFLPITISHISFSIHHIKEIKSKLGVTINDVITGIIFYGIRLYMQDMDYKSGKMKSTAMAIVNTRNVKDYHTVQDMLKTNAKGVWGNHISYMHVSVPTLQDYPISNPLQFVKKAHNSIKRKKNSFATILTEKLLRMEHKLKGSEEVSKNIHRTLRNSSLLISNMVGPMEQMALANHPIKDLFFTLCGLPQSLVVTILSYMGMLRVTLATEEGFIDERKLVWNLNKAFEEILHEAENV, from the exons ATGTCAATGGAGAAGCAATATGGTGAGTATTTATCAGGCATAGCAATGGAGAAGTTTCCAAAAAACAAGCCATTATGGGAAGCTCATATAATCAAATACCCAACAAAAAATGCTGCCGGAACCCTAATCTTCAAATTCCACCATGCAATTGGAGATGGTTACACTATCATGGGCCTCCTTCTTTCTTCCCTTCAAAGACATGATGATCCTTCACTCCCATTATTATTTCCATCAAAGTCATCATCATCGTCTAATAATA ATGATGAGACACCAATAAGGTCTAATGTTGAAGGAGTGGAGTTTCTACCAATTACCATATCACATATCTCATTTTCCATTCATCATATCAAAGAGATTAAATCTAAACTTGGAGTG aCTATAAATGATGTGATTACTGGAATAATCTTCTACGGGATTCGATTATACATGCAAGATATGGATTATAAATCAGGAAAAATGAAATCAACAGCAATGGCAATAGTGAACACAAGGAATGTTAAAGATTATCACACAGTGCAAGATATGCTAAAGACTAATGCAAAGGGTGTTTGGGGAAACCATATTTCTTATATGCATGTTTCAGTGCCAACATTACAAGACTATCCAATTTCAAACCCACTCCAATTTGTTAAGAAAGCACACAATTCTatcaagaggaagaagaattcTTTTGCTACTATTCTAACCGAAAAGCTTCTTCGGATGGAACATAAGTTAAAAGGCTCAGAG GAAGTGTCTAAAAATATACATAGGACACTAAGAAATTCAAGCTTATTGATTTCCAACATGGTTGGACCAATGGAGCAAATGGCTTTGGCTAATCATCCCATAAAGGATCTCTTCTTTACACTCTGTGGTTTGCCTCAG AGTCTTGTAGTGACAATTTTGAGCTATATGGGGATGTTAAGAGTGACACTTGCAACAGAAGAAGGGTTCATAGATGAGCGAAAACTTGTTTGGAACCTCAACAAAGCCTTTGAGGAAATACTTCATGAAGCAGAAAATGTGTAG
- the LOC107485771 gene encoding wax ester synthase/diacylglycerol acyltransferase 4-like isoform X1, which translates to MSMEKQYGEYLSGIAMEKFPKNKPLWEAHIIKYPTKNAAGTLIFKFHHAIGDGYTIMGLLLSSLQRHDDPSLPLLFPSKSSSSSNNSNKLFLLKILPKLFSITFNSIVDFGWSVMKSTFLEDDETPIRSNVEGVEFLPITISHISFSIHHIKEIKSKLGVTINDVITGIIFYGIRLYMQDMDYKSGKMKSTAMAIVNTRNVKDYHTVQDMLKTNAKGVWGNHISYMHVSVPTLQDYPISNPLQFVKKAHNSIKRKKNSFATILTEKLLRMEHKLKGSEEVSKNIHRTLRNSSLLISNMVGPMEQMALANHPIKDLFFTLCGLPQSLVVTILSYMGMLRVTLATEEGFIDERKLVWNLNKAFEEILHEAENV; encoded by the exons ATGTCAATGGAGAAGCAATATGGTGAGTATTTATCAGGCATAGCAATGGAGAAGTTTCCAAAAAACAAGCCATTATGGGAAGCTCATATAATCAAATACCCAACAAAAAATGCTGCCGGAACCCTAATCTTCAAATTCCACCATGCAATTGGAGATGGTTACACTATCATGGGCCTCCTTCTTTCTTCCCTTCAAAGACATGATGATCCTTCACTCCCATTATTATTTCCATCAAAGTCATCATCATCGTCTAATAATAGTAACAAATTGTTCTTACTTAAGATATTGCCTAAGCTTTTCTCTATCACTTTCAATTCCATTGTTGATTTTGGATGGAGTGTGATGAAAAGCACTTTTTTGGAAGATGATGAGACACCAATAAGGTCTAATGTTGAAGGAGTGGAGTTTCTACCAATTACCATATCACATATCTCATTTTCCATTCATCATATCAAAGAGATTAAATCTAAACTTGGAGTG aCTATAAATGATGTGATTACTGGAATAATCTTCTACGGGATTCGATTATACATGCAAGATATGGATTATAAATCAGGAAAAATGAAATCAACAGCAATGGCAATAGTGAACACAAGGAATGTTAAAGATTATCACACAGTGCAAGATATGCTAAAGACTAATGCAAAGGGTGTTTGGGGAAACCATATTTCTTATATGCATGTTTCAGTGCCAACATTACAAGACTATCCAATTTCAAACCCACTCCAATTTGTTAAGAAAGCACACAATTCTatcaagaggaagaagaattcTTTTGCTACTATTCTAACCGAAAAGCTTCTTCGGATGGAACATAAGTTAAAAGGCTCAGAG GAAGTGTCTAAAAATATACATAGGACACTAAGAAATTCAAGCTTATTGATTTCCAACATGGTTGGACCAATGGAGCAAATGGCTTTGGCTAATCATCCCATAAAGGATCTCTTCTTTACACTCTGTGGTTTGCCTCAG AGTCTTGTAGTGACAATTTTGAGCTATATGGGGATGTTAAGAGTGACACTTGCAACAGAAGAAGGGTTCATAGATGAGCGAAAACTTGTTTGGAACCTCAACAAAGCCTTTGAGGAAATACTTCATGAAGCAGAAAATGTGTAG